A stretch of DNA from Synergistaceae bacterium:
TCCGCCCTTCATTAATGGGTAAAGCTCGACATATCCCGGCTCAATATCAGGCGGCCCTATTACTGCAACGTCAATAATATCCTGATGTGCACTTCTCGCGTAATATTCATAAGCTCCATAAGGTCCTGCAACGCTGAAACTTTCAACTGCGATTTATATACGTTCTCTAAAATTTTCGTCTGACTCTATGTTGCTCCCTCCATAGGACTCGCTAAGATTTTCAACTGTGCATTCGGCTGTAATAGTAATTTCTTGCTGGCCTGCTGGGATTTCTCCCGCCTCAACTGTAGCGAATAAAATATTACTGCCCGGAGTTGCCCGCGTGCCTTCAGGAATTATTATATTTTCGTCCTGTATTTCAGAGAGCGTAAATTTTAGAGTCGTCATTGCCTTTGCTGCTTCGAGTCTTGTAACTCCCAATAACGCGCCTATGTCCTGCGTCAAGTTTTATAGCTAGGCTTGCACTTACTGGAGAAAGTCCGGTGAACTCTAATAAACCTTTGCGTCCGTGTATAGCATGTTCAGAATATTTTGCGCTGCGTTGTATCTGGTAATCTCGGAAAGTCCGCACCTTTTCGTCTGAGACCTCAAAGACTACTCCGCCAAATGAGCCTATCATTTATTAATCACCTGCAAATACGTTAGGGCTGCTGGTTGCAACATTTGAGCCGCAAGAAACAGGAGCGCCTATTCTACCCGCCTGCTTCTTATTCACAAAAACGCTCTTACTTCCTGACGCTAATACTCCGCCGTGACATTCAGGAATTGAATTACAGTGAACAGCCCATGAGTCGCCCTGTCTGTGCCAGCCTCTTGAATTCACAAATACATTCGGGCTTGCTTGAATATTTTCACGCGGAGGCCAGTCTGCATGACCTGTACAAATATCATTC
This window harbors:
- a CDS encoding baseplate J/gp47 family protein codes for the protein MGVTRLEAAKAMTTLKFTLSEIQDENIIIPEGTRATPGSNILFATVEAGEIPAGQQEITITAECTVENLSESYGGSNIESDENFRERI
- a CDS encoding PAAR domain-containing protein; the encoded protein is MPPAARLNDICTGHADWPPRENIQASPNVFVNSRGWHRQGDSWAVHCNSIPECHGGVLASGSKSVFVNKKQAGRIGAPVSCGSNVATSSPNVFAGD